A window from Sphingopyxis alaskensis RB2256 encodes these proteins:
- a CDS encoding VOC family protein — protein sequence MLGYVTMGTNDLDRAREFYAALLGTIGASELMRMSDEDNGFTLYATGWGQPGIAVTRPYDGQPAHRGNGHMAAIVVDSRAKVDSLHAKALELGGTCEGAPGVRGDEGEQAFYGAYFRDLDGNKLCAFRIGPA from the coding sequence ATGCTGGGCTATGTGACGATGGGCACCAACGATCTTGACCGTGCGCGCGAATTTTACGCCGCGCTGCTCGGGACGATCGGCGCCAGCGAATTGATGCGCATGTCGGACGAAGACAACGGGTTTACCCTCTATGCGACCGGCTGGGGACAGCCGGGGATCGCGGTGACGCGGCCATATGACGGCCAGCCCGCGCATCGCGGCAACGGGCATATGGCGGCGATTGTCGTCGATAGCCGTGCCAAGGTCGATTCGCTTCACGCCAAGGCGCTCGAACTGGGCGGTACATGCGAAGGCGCGCCGGGCGTGCGCGGCGACGAGGGCGAGCAGGCGTTTTACGGCGCCTATTTCCGCGACCTCGACGGCAACAAGCTTTGCGCCTTCCGGATCGGGCCCGCCTGA
- the fabF gene encoding beta-ketoacyl-ACP synthase II: MRRVVVTGLGLVTPLGGDVETSWKNLIAGKSGAGPITKFDASDQKCTIACEVKPADHEYGFDPMKRVDHKVQRQVDPFIIYGIDAAGQALEDAGLTELTEEQKVRAGCSIGSGIGGLPGIESESLLLAEKGPGRVSPHFVHGRLINLISGQVSIKYGLKGPNHAVVTACSTGAHSIGDAARMIKDDDADIMLAGGAEATICPIGIAGFAQARALNMRFNDRPEQASRPYDRDRDGFVMGEGAGVVVLEEYEHAKARGAKIYAEVVGYGLSGDAYHVTAPDPEMDGAFRSMQAALKKAGMTPADIDYINAHGTSTMADTIELGAVKRLFGDAMANVSMSSTKSAIGHLLGGAGAVETIFCILAIRDQIVPPTLNLDNPDEGTEGADLVPKVAKRRKVRAALNNSFGFGGTNASLIVKAID; encoded by the coding sequence ATGCGCCGGGTTGTGGTGACGGGTTTGGGTTTGGTGACGCCGCTGGGCGGCGACGTCGAAACCAGCTGGAAAAATCTGATCGCGGGCAAATCGGGTGCGGGTCCGATCACGAAATTCGACGCATCGGACCAGAAATGCACCATCGCGTGCGAGGTGAAGCCCGCCGACCATGAATATGGCTTCGACCCGATGAAGCGCGTCGATCACAAGGTGCAGCGGCAGGTCGATCCCTTCATCATCTATGGCATCGATGCGGCGGGCCAGGCGCTCGAGGATGCGGGGCTGACCGAGCTGACCGAGGAACAGAAGGTGCGCGCGGGCTGCTCGATCGGTTCGGGCATCGGCGGGCTGCCGGGCATCGAGAGCGAAAGCCTGCTGCTCGCCGAAAAGGGGCCGGGCCGCGTCAGTCCACACTTCGTCCACGGTCGCCTGATCAACCTGATTTCGGGCCAGGTCAGCATCAAATATGGGCTCAAGGGCCCCAACCACGCGGTCGTCACCGCCTGTTCGACCGGCGCGCATTCGATCGGCGACGCGGCGCGGATGATCAAGGACGACGATGCCGACATCATGCTCGCGGGCGGCGCCGAGGCGACGATCTGCCCGATCGGCATCGCCGGCTTCGCACAGGCGCGCGCGCTCAACATGCGCTTCAACGACCGCCCCGAACAGGCGAGCCGCCCCTATGACAGGGACCGCGACGGTTTCGTGATGGGCGAGGGCGCCGGCGTCGTCGTGCTCGAGGAATATGAACATGCCAAGGCGCGGGGCGCCAAAATCTACGCCGAAGTCGTCGGTTACGGCCTGTCGGGCGACGCCTATCACGTCACCGCGCCCGATCCCGAAATGGACGGCGCCTTCCGCTCGATGCAGGCGGCGCTCAAAAAGGCGGGCATGACCCCCGCCGACATCGACTATATCAACGCGCACGGCACCTCGACGATGGCTGACACGATCGAGCTTGGCGCGGTGAAGCGGCTGTTCGGCGATGCGATGGCCAATGTGTCGATGAGTTCCACCAAATCGGCGATCGGCCACCTGCTCGGCGGCGCGGGCGCGGTCGAGACGATCTTCTGCATCCTCGCGATCCGCGACCAGATCGTGCCCCCGACGCTCAACCTCGACAACCCCGACGAAGGGACCGAGGGTGCCGACCTGGTTCCCAAGGTCGCGAAAAGGCGCAAGGTGCGCGCGGCGCTCAACAACAGCTTTGGTTTCGGCGGCACCAACGCCAGCCTGATCGTCAAGGCGATCGACTGA
- a CDS encoding response regulator, whose translation MALGDEIRGHLPYLRRYARALTGSQQHGDNFVHALLEVIVAAPDEFRSGAGSRIDLYRGFHRIWESAYIDDGEGSDDAENPLVRAAHQRLRQMTPLGRQILLLTALEGFSVEEAGQITGTDTATVETLLADAVADLDRESRTSVLIIEDEPLIAMELEQIVRSLGHEIAGIATTHEDAVAAFEDTDAGLVLADIQLADGSSGIDAVQDILARAPVPAIFITAFPERLLTGGRVEPTFLISKPFRENTVRAAISQSLLFTPQLAA comes from the coding sequence ATGGCATTGGGCGACGAAATCCGCGGGCATCTTCCCTATCTGCGCCGCTATGCGCGCGCGCTGACGGGCAGCCAGCAGCATGGCGACAATTTCGTCCACGCACTGCTGGAGGTGATCGTCGCGGCACCCGACGAGTTCCGCAGCGGCGCCGGCAGCCGCATCGACCTTTATCGCGGTTTTCACCGCATCTGGGAAAGCGCCTATATCGACGATGGCGAAGGCAGCGACGACGCCGAAAACCCGCTCGTCCGCGCGGCGCACCAGCGACTTCGGCAGATGACGCCGCTCGGTCGCCAGATATTGCTGCTCACCGCGCTCGAAGGCTTTTCGGTCGAGGAAGCGGGACAGATCACGGGCACCGACACGGCGACGGTCGAAACGCTGCTTGCCGACGCGGTCGCCGACCTCGACCGCGAATCGCGCACCTCGGTGCTCATCATCGAGGACGAGCCGCTGATCGCGATGGAACTCGAACAGATCGTCCGCAGCCTGGGGCACGAGATCGCGGGAATCGCGACGACGCACGAGGATGCGGTTGCGGCGTTCGAGGACACCGATGCCGGGCTGGTGCTTGCCGACATCCAGCTCGCCGACGGATCATCGGGGATCGACGCGGTGCAGGACATATTGGCGCGCGCGCCGGTTCCCGCCATCTTCATCACCGCCTTTCCCGAACGGCTGCTCACCGGCGGACGGGTCGAGCCGACCTTCCTCATCTCCAAGCCATTCCGCGAAAATACGGTGCGCGCGGCGATCAGCCAGAGCCTGCTCTTCACGCCGCAGCTCGCGGCATAG
- a CDS encoding sigma-70 family RNA polymerase sigma factor, which produces MPDKGLVISTVTPQPLDDASFKQELAAMLPHLRAFGRSLCGNADLADDLVQETMLKAWKARAQYVPGPSSMKSWAFVILRNCFLSQMRRKKFTAEYDELAAERLLVAPDDQDDSLHLADVQRALLMLPVDQREALILIGAGQLSYEEAAAICGCAIGTMKSRVSRGRAALQTILESGEMPRRSTDEQPSHEAFRAIMDHVDELTGGASTPD; this is translated from the coding sequence TTGCCAGACAAAGGCCTTGTTATCAGCACCGTAACGCCCCAACCGCTCGACGACGCCAGCTTCAAGCAGGAACTGGCGGCGATGCTGCCGCACCTGCGCGCCTTTGGCCGCAGCCTGTGCGGCAACGCCGACCTGGCCGACGATCTGGTGCAGGAAACGATGCTGAAGGCGTGGAAGGCGCGCGCGCAATATGTGCCGGGGCCGTCGAGCATGAAAAGCTGGGCCTTCGTCATCCTTCGCAACTGTTTCCTGTCGCAGATGCGGCGCAAGAAGTTCACCGCCGAATATGATGAACTCGCCGCCGAACGCCTGCTCGTCGCTCCCGACGATCAGGACGACAGCCTGCACCTCGCCGATGTCCAGCGCGCGTTGCTCATGCTGCCCGTCGACCAGCGTGAGGCGCTGATCCTGATCGGCGCGGGACAGCTTAGCTACGAGGAAGCCGCGGCGATCTGCGGCTGCGCGATCGGCACGATGAAAAGCCGCGTCTCGCGCGGGCGCGCGGCCTTGCAAACGATATTGGAAAGCGGCGAGATGCCGCGGCGAAGCACCGATGAACAGCCGTCGCACGAAGCCTTCCGCGCGATCATGGACCATGTCGATGAACTGACCGGCGGCGCGTCGACCCCTGATTAA
- a CDS encoding acyl carrier protein, with the protein MSDSAEKVKKIVVEHLGVEADKVTEEASFIDDLGADSLDIVELVMAFEEEFGVEIPDDAAEKIATVKDAIDYIEANKG; encoded by the coding sequence ATGAGCGATTCGGCCGAAAAGGTTAAAAAGATCGTCGTCGAACATCTGGGCGTCGAAGCCGACAAGGTCACCGAGGAAGCGAGCTTCATCGACGATCTGGGCGCCGACAGCCTCGACATCGTCGAACTGGTGATGGCGTTCGAGGAAGAGTTCGGCGTCGAAATCCCCGACGATGCGGCGGAAAAGATCGCCACCGTCAAGGATGCGATCGACTATATCGAAGCGAACAAGGGCTAA
- a CDS encoding esterase/lipase family protein has translation MIRGFLTRRAEWPAHVPDPDAPPPLMLLWREMGSLARAIGGRIRPLPPEPNPDSDYPPVMVLPGFLSGDWATKALRADLRRAGFRCYAWGLGFNRGATPDIIERIDGRVQWIIDRTGFAPALVGWSLGGIYAREYAKRHPDKVARVVTLGSPFSGSRRANRAWRLYHLIARHPVDNPPIDFHPAPRPEMPTFALWSKHDGVVAVNSARGLPHESDRAVEVDCSHMGFAYAPNSVAAIVRALTEEVAPSE, from the coding sequence ATGATCCGCGGTTTCCTTACCCGGCGCGCCGAATGGCCCGCGCATGTCCCCGATCCCGACGCGCCGCCGCCGCTCATGCTGCTGTGGCGCGAGATGGGATCGCTCGCGCGCGCAATCGGCGGGCGCATCCGCCCGCTGCCCCCCGAACCCAACCCCGACAGCGACTATCCGCCGGTGATGGTGCTCCCCGGTTTCCTGTCGGGTGACTGGGCGACCAAGGCCCTGCGCGCCGACCTCCGCCGCGCGGGCTTCCGCTGTTATGCGTGGGGCCTCGGCTTCAACCGCGGCGCGACCCCCGACATCATCGAACGGATCGACGGGCGCGTGCAATGGATCATCGACCGCACCGGCTTCGCCCCCGCGCTGGTGGGGTGGAGCCTTGGCGGCATTTACGCGCGCGAATATGCCAAGCGCCACCCCGACAAGGTCGCGCGCGTCGTCACGCTGGGTTCGCCTTTCTCGGGCAGCCGACGCGCCAACCGCGCGTGGCGGCTCTATCACCTCATCGCGCGCCACCCGGTCGACAATCCGCCGATCGACTTTCACCCGGCGCCGCGTCCCGAAATGCCGACCTTCGCGCTCTGGTCAAAGCATGACGGCGTCGTCGCGGTGAACAGCGCGCGCGGGCTGCCGCACGAGAGCGATCGCGCGGTCGAGGTCGATTGCAGCCATATGGGCTTTGCCTATGCCCCCAATTCGGTCGCCGCGATCGTCCGGGCGCTGACCGAAGAGGTGGCGCCGTCGGAGTGA
- a CDS encoding BLUF domain-containing protein, whose translation MLSVIYVSVADPLLSPADIDAILVTARRNNARDALTGALIYNGHNFMQLLEGPADRVDACLAAIREDRRHSGMIEIRRRAIERREFADWTMLYEPGFQGQEVEFARLAANGRLDPEFERMLGNFVALGRRSPSAGGQAPLQ comes from the coding sequence TTGCTTTCCGTAATCTATGTCAGCGTCGCCGACCCGCTGCTTTCCCCCGCCGACATCGACGCCATATTGGTGACCGCGCGCCGCAACAACGCGCGCGACGCGCTGACCGGCGCGCTCATCTATAACGGGCATAATTTCATGCAGCTGCTCGAAGGGCCTGCCGATCGCGTCGATGCGTGCCTCGCCGCGATCCGTGAGGACAGGCGGCACAGCGGCATGATCGAAATCCGGCGCCGCGCGATCGAGAGGCGCGAATTTGCCGACTGGACGATGCTCTATGAACCCGGTTTCCAGGGGCAAGAGGTGGAGTTTGCGCGGCTGGCGGCGAACGGTCGGCTCGATCCCGAGTTCGAGCGGATGCTCGGCAATTTCGTCGCGCTCGGTCGGCGATCGCCGTCGGCAGGCGGTCAGGCGCCCTTGCAATGA
- a CDS encoding PQQ-dependent sugar dehydrogenase, with product MKNLPPFALAAALAVAACSAPAATEAAPADTAALDASGEHPAVPLADAPFRVQEIASFDEPWAMTFLPGTRAALVTEKAGKLKLWQESGPTLDVTGVPAVAYGGQGGLGDVIVAPDFATSGTIYLSWAEAGSGGTFGAVVGRAKLVQGAAPRLEGLEVIWKQTPKVTGRGHYSHRLAFSPDGRYLFIGSGERQKFDPAQDMTGNLGKIVRLNPDGSIPADNPFAGEGGVTAQIWSLGHRNILGLAFDDSGRLWNQEMGPRHGDEVNLVEAKANYGYPIVSNGDHYDGRDIPDHPTRPEFAAPKLWWNPAVSPAGLAYYGGDLYPGWKNSLLMGALSGEGLVQMRIDGTALHKAGRWDFGTRIREVEVREDGTVWLLTDGDDGRLVKLVPKR from the coding sequence ATGAAAAATCTTCCCCCCTTCGCTCTCGCCGCCGCGCTCGCCGTGGCCGCCTGTTCGGCGCCCGCGGCCACCGAAGCCGCCCCCGCCGACACCGCCGCGCTCGACGCGTCCGGGGAACATCCCGCCGTCCCGCTCGCCGACGCACCTTTCAGGGTGCAGGAGATCGCGAGCTTCGACGAGCCCTGGGCGATGACCTTCCTTCCCGGCACACGCGCCGCGCTCGTCACGGAAAAGGCCGGCAAGCTCAAACTGTGGCAAGAGAGTGGCCCGACGCTCGACGTCACGGGCGTTCCCGCGGTCGCCTATGGCGGCCAGGGCGGCCTCGGCGACGTCATCGTCGCGCCCGATTTCGCGACCAGTGGCACGATTTACCTGAGCTGGGCGGAGGCGGGCAGCGGGGGCACCTTCGGCGCCGTCGTCGGCCGCGCCAAGCTGGTCCAGGGCGCCGCGCCGCGCCTTGAGGGGCTGGAGGTCATCTGGAAACAGACGCCCAAGGTGACAGGCCGCGGTCATTATTCGCACCGCCTCGCCTTCTCTCCCGACGGCAGATATCTTTTCATCGGCTCGGGCGAACGCCAGAAGTTCGACCCGGCGCAGGACATGACGGGCAATCTCGGGAAGATCGTCCGCCTGAACCCCGACGGCAGCATTCCCGCCGACAACCCCTTTGCCGGTGAAGGCGGCGTCACCGCGCAAATCTGGTCGCTCGGCCACCGTAACATCCTGGGCCTCGCCTTCGACGATTCCGGGCGGCTGTGGAACCAGGAAATGGGCCCGCGCCACGGCGACGAGGTCAATCTGGTCGAGGCAAAGGCCAATTACGGCTATCCGATCGTGTCGAACGGCGACCATTATGACGGCCGCGACATCCCCGACCACCCGACGCGCCCGGAGTTTGCGGCGCCAAAGCTGTGGTGGAACCCCGCCGTGTCCCCCGCCGGCCTCGCCTATTATGGCGGCGACCTTTATCCCGGCTGGAAGAACAGCCTGTTGATGGGCGCGCTGTCGGGCGAGGGGCTGGTGCAGATGCGGATCGACGGCACGGCGCTGCACAAGGCGGGGCGCTGGGACTTCGGCACGCGCATCCGCGAGGTCGAGGTGCGCGAGGACGGCACCGTCTGGCTGCTCACCGACGGCGACGACGGCAGGCTGGTGAAGCTGGTTCCGAAACGATAA
- a CDS encoding sensor histidine kinase yields the protein MAERPPGEMNDAARATSATRGGRDLPLTRDGRTERERRRVETLREYHLLDTGAEAAFDRVTKLVADLFDAPIALISLVDDCRQWFKSAHGLDVPETPRDISFCKHVVEDEQPLIVGDAASDPRFQDNPLVTGEPYIRFYGGVPLFAYNGAILGTLCIIDRKPRPALSFREVERLQDFAALVMAEADLRRIVGERDEARRMLEQALDFSGIATWRYDARTGAIHWSGAVAELWGADYATALAHIDGFFDRLHPDDREAVRGVLGESVAHGGHYATEYRIQHPERGVRWIAVHADWDVRTDDAILTGVSMDITEQKSRQENANLLMRELHHRMRNLFATVGAIISLTRHAARDVDDYVERISSRLDALNRAQNVLLGANFMTGSMHALLREVEASFPRIHWSGPDLLLPENALVAMALLFNELATNAAKHGALSGERGQVEVRWTQDDEGADDRRFRLTWAESGADREITPPERTSFGTLLMERSVRNNLGGTIARRWEPGGLIVDITLPARWREA from the coding sequence ATGGCAGAGCGGCCCCCTGGGGAAATGAACGATGCGGCGCGGGCCACATCGGCGACGCGCGGGGGACGGGATTTGCCGCTGACCAGGGACGGACGGACGGAGCGCGAACGGCGACGCGTTGAAACGCTGCGCGAATATCATCTGCTCGATACCGGTGCCGAAGCGGCATTCGATCGCGTGACCAAGCTGGTCGCCGACCTGTTCGACGCGCCGATCGCGCTCATTTCGCTCGTCGATGACTGCCGCCAATGGTTCAAGTCGGCGCACGGGCTCGACGTTCCGGAAACGCCGCGCGACATCAGCTTTTGCAAACATGTCGTCGAGGACGAACAGCCGCTCATTGTCGGCGATGCCGCCAGCGACCCGCGTTTTCAGGACAACCCGCTCGTCACGGGCGAGCCGTACATCCGCTTTTATGGCGGCGTGCCGCTCTTCGCCTATAATGGCGCGATCCTCGGGACGCTCTGCATCATCGACCGCAAGCCGCGCCCGGCGCTCAGCTTTCGCGAGGTCGAGCGGCTTCAGGATTTCGCCGCGCTGGTGATGGCGGAGGCCGATCTGCGCCGGATCGTCGGCGAGCGCGACGAGGCGCGGCGAATGCTGGAGCAGGCGCTCGATTTTTCGGGCATCGCGACCTGGCGCTACGACGCGCGCACCGGCGCGATCCACTGGAGCGGTGCGGTGGCCGAGCTGTGGGGCGCCGATTATGCGACCGCGCTGGCGCATATCGACGGCTTTTTCGACCGCCTCCACCCCGACGACCGCGAGGCCGTGCGCGGCGTGCTGGGCGAATCGGTCGCGCATGGCGGGCATTATGCGACCGAATATCGCATCCAGCATCCCGAACGCGGCGTCCGCTGGATCGCGGTTCACGCCGACTGGGACGTCAGGACCGACGACGCGATCCTGACCGGGGTCAGCATGGACATCACCGAACAGAAAAGCCGCCAGGAAAATGCCAATCTGCTGATGCGCGAGCTGCATCACCGGATGCGCAACCTGTTCGCGACGGTCGGCGCGATCATCTCGCTCACCCGCCACGCCGCGCGCGACGTCGACGATTATGTCGAACGGATCAGCAGCCGCCTCGACGCGCTGAACCGCGCCCAGAATGTCCTGCTCGGCGCCAATTTCATGACCGGGTCGATGCACGCCCTCCTGCGCGAGGTGGAGGCGAGCTTTCCGCGCATTCACTGGTCGGGGCCCGATCTGTTGCTTCCCGAAAATGCGCTGGTGGCGATGGCGCTGCTGTTCAACGAGCTGGCGACCAATGCCGCCAAGCACGGCGCGCTGTCGGGTGAACGCGGGCAGGTCGAGGTCCGCTGGACGCAGGACGACGAAGGCGCCGACGATCGCCGCTTTCGCCTGACCTGGGCCGAAAGCGGCGCCGACCGCGAAATCACGCCGCCCGAACGAACGAGCTTTGGCACCTTGCTCATGGAGCGCAGCGTCAGGAACAACCTTGGCGGAACGATCGCGCGGCGCTGGGAGCCGGGTGGCCTGATCGTCGACATCACGCTCCCCGCACGGTGGCGCGAGGCCTGA
- a CDS encoding sigma-70 family RNA polymerase sigma factor, whose amino-acid sequence MTAPTAAASQPQADALSDSEFKALLAGVIPHLRAYGRSLSGNPDLADDLTQDTMVKAWASRDRFERGTSIKAWTFVILRNTFLSQMRRNKFVGEYDETAVERTISTPASQEESGEMADVQRGLMELPQDQREALILVGAGGMSYEEAASICDCALGTMKSRVSRARAALEEIMARGRFSQKRADAPPASEAVDAIMDSVEEIAARREAANR is encoded by the coding sequence ATGACCGCCCCCACCGCCGCTGCCTCGCAGCCGCAGGCCGACGCGCTCTCGGACAGCGAATTCAAGGCTTTGCTTGCCGGGGTCATTCCCCATCTGCGCGCCTATGGCCGCAGCCTGTCGGGAAACCCCGACCTCGCCGACGATCTGACGCAGGACACGATGGTCAAGGCCTGGGCGTCGCGCGACCGGTTCGAGCGCGGAACGTCGATCAAGGCGTGGACCTTCGTGATCCTGCGCAACACCTTTCTGTCGCAGATGCGCCGCAACAAGTTCGTCGGCGAATATGACGAAACCGCGGTCGAGCGCACCATATCGACCCCCGCAAGCCAGGAAGAGAGCGGCGAGATGGCCGACGTGCAACGCGGCCTGATGGAATTGCCACAGGATCAGCGCGAGGCGCTGATCCTCGTCGGCGCGGGCGGCATGTCGTACGAGGAGGCTGCGAGCATCTGTGATTGCGCGCTCGGCACGATGAAAAGCCGCGTGTCACGCGCCCGCGCCGCGCTCGAGGAGATCATGGCGCGTGGCCGGTTCAGCCAGAAGCGCGCCGACGCGCCCCCGGCGAGCGAAGCCGTCGATGCCATCATGGACAGCGTCGAGGAAATCGCCGCGCGGCGCGAGGCGGCGAACCGTTGA
- a CDS encoding NepR family anti-sigma factor yields MATQGNKGTNGTGPPPPPDADAPRRAQGSFPGTHGDEWHRTLTGRQAPEPVSAKLRMIYGNIVAEQLPDRMLDLLAQLDQTSPKS; encoded by the coding sequence ATGGCTACGCAAGGCAACAAAGGAACGAATGGCACGGGGCCCCCGCCGCCGCCCGATGCCGATGCTCCGCGCCGTGCGCAGGGAAGCTTCCCCGGCACGCACGGCGACGAATGGCATCGCACGCTGACCGGGCGACAGGCGCCCGAGCCGGTGAGCGCCAAGCTGCGCATGATCTATGGCAATATCGTCGCCGAACAATTGCCCGACCGGATGCTCGACCTGCTCGCGCAGCTCGATCAGACCAGCCCGAAATCATAA
- a CDS encoding tetratricopeptide repeat protein: MDQAKTNEMDPDEVDRIIADELQRLLESPMFTRSPVLSRLLQFLVEHRLRGGRSAPKAYAIATEALGRSEDFDPAVDSYPRVMVGRLRTLLDRYYSETAWVHRLRVPQGSYEVVVQHRSSPPAARAAEGPDGDDDVKAAAAAAGGDAVPPAVARPGGGRFGRWIVALLLLALALLALWALRGEAPRLLARDAVPEPLLEISAPDSGNLPESRALARALDGRLRDGLRRFDLIELLAAHTAGGAAPRPADYRLDTSLVRTVDGVVDVTLVLNRVADQRAIWSQQLRLDHFDTPEFTAVEPVIAQLAGDYGVIVRDQIRRQPDNYAPGYPCLAQFNRLRQMRDAATAKRVVSCLRAMIKADPRDPVALAALSLVRFGDWQPQRGTPAGREAFAEARALALRAYREDPDSSVGQFAMARANFYAGDCAAGIAMGDSARALNPYDADMAGFLGLFKLACDHADEGEELLRRSLALDPSNPGVPAVTLAFILSQRGEQAQAQAILDRMPSPTNLEPQYLMVRSVVLARQGEVDAARALWRRLLAYTRQPADAPPEQVLGRFLITPAVIARASAALRESGVVGPPAG; encoded by the coding sequence ATGGACCAGGCGAAAACGAACGAAATGGACCCCGACGAGGTCGACCGGATCATCGCCGATGAGCTTCAGCGCCTGCTCGAATCGCCCATGTTCACGCGCTCGCCGGTGTTGTCGCGGTTGCTGCAATTCCTTGTCGAACACCGGCTGCGCGGCGGGCGCAGCGCGCCCAAGGCCTATGCGATCGCGACCGAGGCGCTGGGGCGGAGCGAGGATTTCGACCCCGCGGTCGACAGCTATCCGCGCGTGATGGTCGGCCGGCTGCGGACGCTGCTCGACCGCTATTATTCCGAAACCGCGTGGGTCCACCGGCTGCGCGTGCCGCAGGGCAGCTACGAGGTGGTCGTCCAGCATCGCTCGTCACCTCCCGCCGCGCGCGCGGCCGAGGGACCGGACGGCGACGATGACGTCAAGGCCGCAGCCGCAGCGGCTGGCGGCGATGCGGTGCCGCCGGCGGTCGCCAGGCCGGGCGGCGGCCGGTTCGGCCGGTGGATCGTCGCCCTGCTGCTTCTGGCGCTCGCGTTGCTCGCGCTCTGGGCGCTGCGCGGCGAAGCGCCGCGCCTGCTCGCGCGCGATGCCGTTCCCGAACCCTTGCTCGAGATCAGCGCCCCGGATTCAGGCAATCTGCCTGAATCGCGCGCGCTCGCGCGCGCGCTCGACGGCAGACTGCGCGACGGGCTGCGGCGCTTTGACCTGATCGAACTGCTCGCCGCGCACACGGCGGGCGGCGCAGCTCCACGCCCTGCCGACTACCGGCTCGACACCTCGCTCGTCCGCACGGTCGACGGGGTCGTCGACGTGACGCTGGTGCTCAACCGCGTCGCCGACCAGCGCGCGATCTGGTCGCAGCAATTGCGGCTGGACCATTTCGACACGCCGGAGTTCACCGCTGTCGAGCCCGTCATCGCGCAGCTTGCGGGCGATTATGGCGTGATCGTGCGCGACCAGATCCGGCGCCAGCCCGATAATTATGCGCCGGGCTATCCCTGCCTCGCGCAGTTCAACCGGTTGCGCCAGATGCGCGACGCGGCCACGGCCAAGCGGGTCGTCAGCTGTCTGCGCGCGATGATCAAGGCCGACCCGCGCGATCCGGTCGCGCTTGCCGCGCTGTCGCTCGTGCGGTTCGGCGACTGGCAGCCGCAGCGCGGGACGCCCGCAGGCCGCGAAGCCTTTGCCGAGGCGCGCGCGCTGGCGCTGCGTGCCTATCGCGAAGATCCCGATTCCTCGGTCGGGCAGTTCGCGATGGCGCGCGCGAACTTTTACGCGGGCGACTGTGCGGCGGGCATTGCGATGGGCGACAGCGCGCGAGCGCTCAACCCCTATGATGCCGACATGGCCGGCTTCCTCGGTCTGTTCAAGCTGGCGTGCGACCATGCGGATGAGGGCGAGGAACTGCTGCGCCGTTCGCTGGCGCTCGACCCTTCCAATCCCGGCGTGCCTGCGGTGACGCTGGCTTTCATCCTGTCGCAGCGCGGCGAACAGGCGCAGGCGCAGGCGATCCTCGATCGAATGCCGTCGCCGACCAACCTCGAGCCGCAATATCTGATGGTGCGGTCGGTCGTGCTGGCGCGACAGGGCGAGGTCGACGCGGCGCGCGCATTGTGGCGCCGCCTGCTCGCCTATACGCGCCAGCCCGCCGATGCGCCGCCCGAACAGGTGCTCGGCCGTTTCCTGATCACTCCGGCGGTGATCGCGCGTGCGTCGGCGGCGCTGCGCGAATCCGGCGTCGTCGGCCCTCCGGCGGGCTGA